In Sporosarcina psychrophila, a genomic segment contains:
- a CDS encoding alpha/beta fold hydrolase: MLHYETHNLGPQHEWVVFLHGLGGNSNIWYKQIKEFKKHFNLLFIDLRDHGGSANYEPEMLTYTPEILAKDVVKVMDCLSIEKAHFAGISLGSVVLHAMHIYAPSRIKSMILGGAIIRLTSVAKLILRTGNLLKSVVPYMWLYKTFARILMPKAHHKKSRDVFILEAKKIRQKGFIKWYRFAAKVCEIYPRIDCEKHEIPKMYIMGDQDYMFLGPVEEDTIKDKSARLHIIEQCGHVCNIEKHKEFNQIAIQFIKEQVKVEQELLATSKLVSIA; encoded by the coding sequence TTGTTACATTATGAAACGCATAACTTAGGTCCTCAGCATGAGTGGGTCGTATTTCTTCATGGCTTGGGTGGAAATTCAAATATATGGTATAAACAAATAAAAGAGTTTAAAAAGCATTTCAACCTGCTCTTCATTGACTTAAGAGATCATGGCGGTTCTGCTAATTATGAACCTGAAATGCTGACATATACACCTGAAATTTTAGCTAAAGATGTCGTAAAGGTAATGGATTGCCTTTCTATTGAGAAGGCTCACTTTGCCGGCATTAGTTTGGGTTCTGTTGTCTTACATGCGATGCATATTTACGCACCCAGTAGAATTAAAAGCATGATTTTAGGTGGTGCAATTATCCGTTTAACAAGTGTTGCGAAATTGATTCTGAGAACAGGAAATTTGCTTAAAAGTGTGGTCCCCTACATGTGGTTGTATAAAACATTTGCACGTATACTTATGCCTAAAGCACACCATAAGAAATCAAGGGACGTTTTCATCCTAGAAGCAAAGAAAATTCGTCAAAAAGGGTTTATTAAATGGTATCGATTTGCTGCCAAGGTTTGTGAAATTTATCCGCGAATTGATTGTGAAAAACATGAAATTCCCAAGATGTACATCATGGGTGATCAAGACTATATGTTTCTTGGCCCGGTTGAAGAAGATACGATAAAGGATAAAAGCGCTAGATTGCATATTATTGAGCAATGCGGCCATGTCTGTAATATTGAGAAGCATAAAGAGTTCAATCAAATAGCTATACAGTTTATCAAGGAACAAGTTAAAGTG
- a CDS encoding glucose-6-phosphate isomerase, giving the protein MVIPLTLNQSHVSISKLEEVFGTQVKTIHQEMNKGTSEGADYLGWKNYPNEISSNELEDALKAAKKLRENADLVVVIGIGGSYLGAKAIQDALSPYFEKKSDDPEVLFAGQNLSGAYMKQLLSYMGSKEVAIIVISKSGTTTEPAIAFRIMLEYMENRYGSSASERIVAITDKSEGALREMAVRSGFTSFIIPNDIGGRYSVLTPVGLIPLAVAGVDIEELLAGAKKAIHDLSNADIGSNIAYQYAALRTLLLSEGYNVEILASFSPSFETFHEWWKQLFGESEGKGGNGIFPAAVAYPTDLHSLGQYIQDGQRMLFETFVHFAEEAEDCAIPSSKENLDGLNYLSDKTLNEINEVMMHGAMEAHRDGGVPLLRLEVAKQDAYHVGYLIYFFQLSCAMSAYLQGLNPFDQPGVEEYKNNIFRLLEKPGHVIAAL; this is encoded by the coding sequence TTGGTAATTCCGTTAACATTAAATCAATCACATGTATCTATAAGTAAGCTTGAGGAAGTATTTGGTACACAAGTGAAAACGATTCATCAAGAAATGAACAAAGGTACTTCTGAAGGTGCTGATTATTTGGGGTGGAAGAATTACCCGAATGAGATTTCGTCAAATGAATTAGAGGATGCTCTGAAGGCGGCGAAAAAACTGCGTGAAAATGCAGATTTAGTTGTTGTCATAGGTATCGGAGGTTCTTATTTAGGAGCGAAAGCGATTCAAGACGCTCTATCACCGTATTTTGAAAAAAAGTCGGATGATCCTGAAGTACTCTTTGCTGGCCAAAACTTGAGCGGTGCGTATATGAAACAATTATTAAGCTATATGGGGAGTAAAGAAGTTGCCATTATTGTTATTTCGAAATCTGGAACAACAACGGAACCTGCAATTGCTTTCCGGATTATGCTTGAATATATGGAAAACCGTTATGGTTCATCCGCAAGCGAACGAATTGTTGCGATTACCGATAAATCAGAAGGTGCCTTGAGGGAAATGGCTGTCCGTTCAGGATTTACGTCTTTCATCATACCAAATGATATTGGGGGCCGTTATTCTGTTCTCACGCCAGTTGGTTTAATCCCTCTTGCAGTAGCTGGGGTCGATATTGAAGAACTCCTTGCAGGAGCAAAAAAAGCCATTCATGATCTCTCGAACGCAGATATAGGTTCGAATATAGCTTATCAGTATGCTGCTTTACGAACGCTACTGTTATCTGAAGGCTACAATGTCGAAATTTTAGCGAGCTTTTCCCCATCCTTTGAAACTTTCCATGAGTGGTGGAAGCAGCTCTTTGGTGAAAGTGAAGGGAAGGGCGGAAACGGTATTTTCCCTGCCGCCGTCGCATATCCTACCGACTTACATTCCCTCGGTCAATATATACAAGATGGTCAACGGATGCTCTTTGAAACGTTTGTCCATTTCGCAGAAGAAGCGGAGGATTGTGCGATACCTTCATCTAAAGAGAATTTGGACGGCTTGAATTATCTATCGGATAAAACATTAAATGAAATAAATGAAGTAATGATGCACGGGGCAATGGAAGCGCACCGAGATGGAGGTGTACCTTTACTACGTCTTGAAGTGGCTAAACAAGATGCCTATCATGTTGGTTATCTCATATATTTCTTCCAACTTTCATGTGCCATGAGTGCTTACTTGCAGGGCCTAAATCCTTTCGACCAGCCAGGGGTTGAAGAATATAAAAACAATATCTTTAGATTGTTGGAGAAACCCGGGCATGTAATAGCGGCTCTATAA
- a CDS encoding excalibur calcium-binding domain-containing protein — MKKVFTVLLAFTIAIGFSFSSVNVEAASTKVVTYKNCTELNKVYKGGVARSASIKNVGGETKYKPFVSQAIYDANKKSDRDKDLIACEK; from the coding sequence ATGAAGAAAGTATTTACTGTCTTGCTGGCATTTACTATTGCAATAGGCTTCTCATTCAGTTCGGTGAATGTTGAGGCGGCTAGCACGAAAGTCGTGACATATAAAAATTGCACAGAGTTAAACAAAGTGTATAAAGGCGGCGTAGCAAGATCTGCATCTATTAAAAATGTAGGTGGGGAAACGAAGTACAAGCCATTTGTATCTCAGGCAATCTATGATGCGAACAAAAAAAGCGACCGCGATAAAGATTTAATCGCGTGTGAAAAGTAA
- a CDS encoding M14 family metallopeptidase, with translation MKRFLVAFLSIYMAITMALPASTLAAQTVDTFQVSQATQLEVSQSLFSLTEIRDVELEVDFGKKVDLTKLEFQFGGKSLSEWKMWDAKAESYSGDPFIIVKKEPHYVGGTTKIAAELEFGLPFNTDNLSTRSIRVIYKELIGDYELALVDAANDLNASTTVKLNVYDQYLDWEAIKPSIDSIFAESNKLNDRYLEYQSPGKSVEGRDFHLVVLAKDKEAVDKYLNQTLPTALENPEELMKKIKDGTMGDYQVPVWFNNIHPDEVEGIDFQTELLKKFAMESQVKFTSTDKNGDSEEVILDMDKVLDNIIFIFNFSHNPDGRVLNTRANALGFDLNRDNAYQTQVETIQLNQEIAKWTPLTMVEGHGYVNGFLIEPATPPHNPNFEYDLLIKSMTEQAHEMGKAGIGNSNLTSYFLASEGYKDGWDDMGPSYTPIFSMLHGTLGHTVEVPTLSQDSLRAMVGTGFGATNYVLENKDELYLNQLEIFSRGIKGQDNRLVDPLLTNAAGESIGRVRGNNENFFPDYYVLPADARNQKNVLEVYNMVTYLIRNGLTVEQTTKDIMIEATTYPKGTYVVPMKQAKRGLANAMLYKGDDVSDWEAMYDPVVVNFPALRGFDVVEVRFGDEEGFEGHTTKVSAIEVPASEVKKTATRQVLKNTNNDTIKLVNKLLAEGKQVGLVQEEKFGFRKGDFVVNTSDLLSYVEDYTFEANPLPAYNAFEIKWISEPKVAGSGSSQLAFSLKELGFKLVDEKNAEVIISDSTLPKDLSGKTFVGIGNSVLKAVKDTKLLEGFDYVTTQGGHEGLVKATVNVNHQLTSGYKADELLYTTRGSWITEVPVDAEVLATVKNTDDFFVSGWWPGHEGVQGQTFAFTQQLEDSTVTLFANDLAFRAHTKYYYRMLANSIYASASEDTTLE, from the coding sequence GTGAAACGGTTTTTAGTAGCATTTTTATCCATCTATATGGCAATTACGATGGCATTGCCAGCATCAACGTTAGCTGCCCAAACAGTTGATACTTTCCAAGTTAGCCAAGCGACCCAACTAGAGGTTAGCCAATCCCTATTCTCACTTACGGAGATTCGCGATGTAGAGTTGGAAGTTGATTTTGGAAAGAAAGTAGACCTAACCAAACTGGAATTTCAATTTGGTGGGAAAAGTCTATCGGAGTGGAAGATGTGGGATGCGAAAGCGGAATCATATTCTGGGGATCCATTCATCATTGTTAAAAAAGAACCACACTATGTCGGCGGAACAACTAAAATTGCCGCTGAACTAGAGTTTGGACTACCTTTTAATACAGACAATCTATCAACACGGTCAATTCGTGTCATCTACAAAGAGCTAATTGGAGACTATGAACTTGCTTTGGTTGATGCCGCAAATGATTTAAATGCATCAACGACTGTAAAGTTAAATGTCTATGACCAATATCTCGACTGGGAAGCTATTAAGCCATCTATTGATAGTATTTTTGCCGAGTCAAATAAATTAAACGATCGCTATTTAGAGTATCAAAGCCCAGGTAAATCTGTCGAGGGCCGCGACTTTCACCTTGTAGTACTTGCAAAAGATAAAGAAGCAGTGGATAAGTATCTCAATCAAACACTACCGACTGCGCTTGAAAATCCGGAAGAGCTAATGAAGAAGATTAAAGACGGCACGATGGGTGATTATCAAGTTCCAGTCTGGTTCAATAATATCCATCCAGATGAAGTGGAAGGAATCGACTTCCAAACAGAGCTGCTAAAGAAATTCGCGATGGAATCACAAGTTAAATTCACATCAACGGATAAAAATGGTGATTCTGAAGAAGTCATTTTGGATATGGACAAAGTATTAGACAATATTATTTTTATCTTTAACTTTTCACATAACCCGGACGGACGTGTCCTGAATACACGCGCTAATGCACTTGGATTTGATTTGAACCGTGACAATGCTTACCAAACACAGGTCGAAACGATTCAATTGAATCAGGAAATTGCGAAGTGGACTCCGCTTACAATGGTAGAAGGGCATGGCTATGTAAATGGATTCTTAATTGAACCGGCTACACCGCCGCATAACCCGAACTTTGAATATGATTTACTTATTAAAAGCATGACTGAACAGGCACATGAAATGGGGAAAGCGGGAATTGGTAATTCTAATTTAACTTCTTATTTCCTAGCTTCAGAAGGCTATAAAGATGGATGGGATGACATGGGTCCTTCCTATACACCTATCTTTTCAATGCTTCATGGAACTCTTGGACATACTGTCGAGGTGCCAACTTTAAGTCAGGACTCTTTACGCGCTATGGTAGGTACTGGCTTTGGAGCGACAAACTATGTCCTTGAGAATAAAGACGAGTTATATTTAAACCAGCTTGAAATCTTTAGTCGTGGAATTAAAGGACAAGACAATCGTCTCGTTGATCCATTGTTAACGAATGCAGCTGGAGAGTCAATCGGTCGGGTTCGCGGGAATAATGAAAACTTCTTCCCGGATTACTATGTATTACCGGCTGATGCAAGAAATCAGAAGAATGTGCTAGAAGTTTATAATATGGTAACGTATTTAATCCGCAACGGTTTAACAGTTGAACAAACGACTAAAGACATTATGATTGAAGCAACTACTTATCCGAAAGGAACTTATGTTGTTCCAATGAAACAAGCAAAGCGCGGCTTGGCGAATGCGATGCTTTATAAAGGCGATGACGTTTCTGATTGGGAAGCAATGTACGATCCCGTTGTTGTTAATTTCCCAGCGCTTAGAGGTTTTGACGTCGTTGAAGTACGTTTTGGAGATGAAGAAGGATTCGAAGGACATACAACAAAGGTTAGTGCAATAGAAGTTCCAGCAAGCGAAGTTAAGAAAACGGCTACTAGACAAGTACTAAAAAACACTAATAATGACACAATCAAACTTGTGAACAAACTCCTTGCAGAAGGAAAACAAGTCGGCTTGGTGCAAGAGGAAAAATTCGGATTCCGTAAAGGCGATTTCGTAGTTAATACAAGTGATTTACTCTCCTACGTCGAGGATTATACCTTTGAAGCGAATCCTTTACCAGCATACAATGCGTTTGAAATAAAGTGGATTTCGGAGCCAAAGGTAGCAGGAAGTGGTTCTAGTCAATTGGCATTTTCGTTGAAAGAGCTAGGCTTTAAGCTAGTTGATGAGAAAAATGCAGAAGTCATTATCTCTGATAGTACTTTGCCTAAAGATTTATCAGGTAAAACGTTCGTAGGTATTGGTAACAGTGTACTAAAAGCCGTTAAAGATACAAAGTTACTTGAAGGATTCGATTATGTAACGACTCAAGGTGGACATGAAGGACTTGTGAAAGCGACAGTAAATGTCAATCACCAATTAACTTCTGGTTATAAGGCAGATGAGCTTCTATATACAACGAGGGGTTCATGGATAACTGAAGTGCCTGTGGATGCTGAAGTATTGGCAACAGTCAAAAATACGGATGATTTCTTCGTTTCGGGATGGTGGCCTGGACATGAAGGAGTGCAGGGGCAAACATTCGCCTTTACGCAGCAGTTGGAAGATTCAACAGTGACGCTATTTGCGAACGACTTAGCATTTAGAGCCCACACGAAATACTATTACCGCATGCTTGCGAATAGCATCTATGCTTCGGCAAGTGAAGATACAACGCTAGAGTGA